In Drosophila simulans strain w501 chromosome 3R, Prin_Dsim_3.1, whole genome shotgun sequence, a single window of DNA contains:
- the LOC6728537 gene encoding dihydrolipoyllysine-residue succinyltransferase component of 2-oxoglutarate dehydrogenase complex, mitochondrial has protein sequence MTGIISIVTRRLPQTLGMRALRSNEVKRCIRQYSRLVACAAQQQQLLRQDGSNRCQEATRLLTWQGIHTTSSMWSEQTVNVPPFADSIAEGDIKFTCKVGDSFAADEAVMEIETDKTTVAVPAPFSGTLTDILVKDGDTVKPGQALFKIKPGAAPAKAAAPAAAPAPAAPKAAPAPAAAPKPAPPPPAAGAPKPPPPPPPKAAPRPPPPAPVAALKPAVAQVKVPPADGSRQILGTRSEQRVKMNRMRLKIAARLKDAQNTCAMLTTFNEIDMSYAMDFRKQNLDAFTKKYGIKFGFMSIFAKASAYALQDQPVVNAVIDGTDIVYRDYVDISVAVATPRGLVVPVIRNVEGMNYADIEIALAGLADKARRDAITVEDMDGGTFTISNGGVFGSLMGTPIINPPQSAILGMHGIFDRPIAVKGEVKIRPMMYIALTYDHRIIDGREAVLFLRKIKAAVENPAIIVAGL, from the exons ATGACGGGAATAATTTCGATCGTAACGAGACGGCTGCCCCAAACTTTGGGAATGCGAGCCCTGCGGAGTAATGAG GTAAAGCGTTGCATCCGCCAATATTCTCGGTTAGTTGCCTgcgccgcccagcagcagcagttgctccGTCAGGATGGATCGAATCGCTGCCAGGAGGCCACCAG GCTTCTCACCTGGCAGGGTATCCACACCACGTCGAGCATGTGGTCGGAGCAGACCGTCAATGTGCCACCCTTTGCGGACTCCATTGCCGAGGGTGATATCAA GTTTACTTGCAAGGTGGGTGACTCATTCGCCGCTGACGAGGCTGTCATGGAAATCGAGACCGACAAGACGACGGTGGCTGTGCCAGCTCCCTTCTCCGGAACTCTGACCGACATTCTGGTGAAGGATGGCGACACCGTCAAGCCCGGCCAGGCTCTGTTCAAGATTAAGCCCGGTGCAGCGCCCGCCAaggcagctgctccagcggcTGCTCCTGCGCCTGCTGCCCCAAAAGCTGCCCCAGCTCCCGCTGCTGCACCCAAGCCGGCACCTCCACCACCTGCCGCCGGCGCACCaaagccaccaccaccgccaccaccaaaGGCAGCCCCtcgaccaccaccacctgctCCAGTGGCTGCACTCAAGCCGGCCGTCGCCCAGGTGAAGGTGCCACCAGCGGACGGATCGCGGCAGATCCTAGGCACTAGGTCCGAGCAGCGTGTCAAGATGAACCGAATGCGTCTAAAGATTGCCGCCCGCTTGAAGGATGCCCAGAACACATGTGCTATGCTCACCACTTTCAACGAGATCGATATGAG CTATGCCATGGACTTCCGAAAGCAGAATCTGGATGCGTTCACTAAGAAGTATGGTATTAAGTTTGGATTCATGTCGATCTTCGCAAAGGCTAGTGCCTATGCGCTGCAGGATCAGCCCGTAGTGAACGCCGTCATTGATGGCACG GACATCGTGTATCGCGACTACGTTGACATCTCTGTGGCCGTGGCTACGCCCCGTGGGTTGGTGGTGCCCGTCATCCGCAACGTGGAGGGCATGAACTATGCCGACATCGAGATCGCACTGGCCGGTCTGGCCGATAAGGCCAGGCGGGATGCCATCACCGTGGAGGACATGGACGGTGGTACCTTCACCATCAGCAATGGCGGAGTGTTCGGATCCCTGATGGGCACGCCCATCATCAATCCGCCACAGAGTGCCATTCTCGGCATGCACGGCATCTTTGATCGGCCAATTGCTGTCAAGGGAGAG GTCAAGATACGTCCTATGATGTACATCGCCCTGACCTACGATCACCGAATCATTGATGGACGTGAGGCGGTCCTGTTCCTGCGAAAAATAAAGGCTGCTGTAGAGAACCCAGCAATTATTGTTGCCGGATTGTAA
- the LOC6728538 gene encoding HIG1 domain family member 1A, mitochondrial — translation MSSKSLFDSEEDAAQANKLSRKAKESPFMLVGIAGFVAAGLIGAYKYRNRGTMSTSVFLMQLRVAAQGTVVGCLTLGLGYSMAKEYLFDKAPKENTKSLTN, via the exons ATGAGTTCCAAGTCCCTTTTCGACAGCGAGGAGGATGCCGCTCAGGCCAACAAGCTCTCCAGGAAAGCCAAGGAATCGCCCTTCATGCTTGTGG GTATTGCCGGATTCGTGGCCGCCGGATTGATTGGAGCATACAAGTACCGGAACCGCGGAACGATGAGCACCAGCGTCTTCCTGATGCAGCTGCGAGTCGCCGCCCAGGGAACCGTCGTCGGATGCCTGACCCTCGGACTGGGCTACAGCATGGCCAAGGAGTACCTGTTCGACAAGGCGCCCAAGGAGAA TACAAAGTCATTGACTAACTAA
- the LOC27207841 gene encoding LOW QUALITY PROTEIN: antigen 5 like allergen Cul n 1 (The sequence of the model RefSeq protein was modified relative to this genomic sequence to represent the inferred CDS: inserted 1 base in 1 codon) has translation MSRPSGFACPLRTRIRPFSPILAQNFSENCPKDVREVKIEPHHKLILTLFNELRNNVAGGKIEGLPKAVRMAKMSWCEELSHLALLNVKTCESLPDKCRSTERFAYAGQNNAVFQYSGAETEYTDAEIIKEQIDNWFAERSNASPEILASFPEELPNKAVTKFTIAVAEKNTHVGCAAVRFSRDFYNHFVLTCNFATSNIVGQPVYTPGEKATTGCKNRYGAAYDYPNLCYAKEIYDKXKVIENTQTM, from the exons ATGAGCCGACCTTCCGGTTTCGCGTGTCCTTTAAGGACAAGGATACGCCCATTCTCACCCATTCTCGCCCAGAACTTCAGTGAAAATTGCCCTAAAGACGTGCGTGAGGTGAAGATCGAGCCGCACCACAAACTCATCCTGACCCTCTTCAACGAGCTGCGCAACAACGTGGCTGGAGGCAAGATAGAAGGACTACCCAAGGCTGTTCGCATGGCCAAGATGTCCTGGTGCGAGGAGCTCTCCCACCTGGCCCTACTCAACGTAAAGACCTGTGAGTCCCTGCCGGATAAATGCCGCAGCACCGAGAGATTCGCCTACGCCGGCCAGAACAACGCCGTGTTCCAGTACAGTGGAGCCGAGACGGAGTACACCGATGCGGAAATAATAAAGGAGCAGATCGATAACTGGTTTGCTGAGCGCTCGAATGCTTCTCCCGAGATCCTCGCCAGCTTCCCGGAGGAGCTTCCCAACAAGGCGGTGACCAAGTTCACCATCGCGGTGGCCGAGAAAAACACCCATGTGGGATGTGCCGCCGTGCGCTTCTCCCGGGACTTTTACAACCACTTCGTACTCACCTGTAACTTCGCCACCTCGAACATTGTGGGTCAGCCTGTCTACACTCCGGGAGAGAAGGCCACCACCGGATGCAAGAACCGATATGGAGCCGCCTACGACTACCCCAACCTGTGCTACGCCAAGGAGATCTACGACA GAAAGGTTATTGAGAACACCCAGACAATGTAG
- the LOC27208152 gene encoding RISC-loading complex subunit tarbp2 produces the protein MDSILQELLSRRGITPVYELVQIESAIDKPTFRFRVSFKNKDTPFTAMGAGRSKKEAKHAAARALIDKLIGAQLPESPSSSAGPSVTGLTVGGSGGDGNANATGGGDAGEKTVGNPIGWLQEMCVQRRWPLPSYETETEVSLPHERVFTIACSILLLELGEHLQHVPSQSAATWTKLHQLKGRGTAHFAPLAHQPNSYELHEGI, from the coding sequence ATGGACAGCATTCTGCAAGAGCTGCTAAGCAGACGGGGAATTACTCCCGTCTATGAACTTGTCCAGATCGAGAGCGCCATAGATAAGCCGACCTTCCGGTTTCGCGTGTCCTTTAAGAACAAGGATACGCCCTTTACGGCCATGGGTGCAGGACGCTCGAAGAAGGAGGCCAAGCATGCGGCGGCCCGTGCGCTCATCGACAAGCTGATCGGCGCGCAGCTGCCGGAATCGCCTAGCAGCTCCGCTGGTCCGTCAGTGACTGGGCTCACGGTCGGCGGAAGCGGAGGAGACGGCAATGCGAATGCCACGGGCGGAGGAGATGCCGGCGAGAAAACCGTTGGTAATCCGATTGGCTGGCTGCAGGAAATGTGCGTGCAACGGCGATGGCCATTACCGTCGTatgaaacggaaacggaagtgagTCTGCCCCACGAGCGGGTCTTTACGATCGCTTGTTCGATACTCCTGCTTGAACTTGGTGAGCACCTTCAACACGTCCCTAGCCAGAGTGCCGCAACCTGGACCAAGCTCCACCAGTTGAAAGGGCGAGGGACAGCACATTTTGCGCCACTCGCTCACCAACCAAATTCCTACGAGCTTCATGAAGGGATATGA
- the LOC27206801 gene encoding protein arginine methyltransferase NDUFAF7 homolog, mitochondrial, with the protein MEPPKEQPESSSKAESGDGSLAKQLRAKILSTRPIPVAEYMREVLTNPQAGYYMNRDVFGREGDFITSPEISQIFG; encoded by the coding sequence ATGGAGCCGCCAAAGGAGCAGCCAGAGTCGTCCTCCAAAGCGGAGAGCGGAGATGGCAGCCTGGCCAAGCAGCTGCGGGCCAAAATTCTGTCCACCAGACCCATTCCTGTGGCCGAGTACATGCGCGAAGTGCTGACCAACCCCCAAGCTGGCTACTACATGAACCGGGATGTGTTCGGTCGAGAGGGCGACTTCATAACCTCGCCGGAAATATCACAGATCTTCGGATAG
- the LOC6728539 gene encoding antigen 5 like allergen Cul n 1, whose amino-acid sequence MAFTKVLQVILLAVVGTSSAVDYCALPTCLDKHVACNNKGNFSENCPKDVREVKIEPHHKLILTLFNELRNNVAGGKIEGLPKAVRMAKMSWCEELSHLALLNVKTCESLPDKCRSTERFAYAGQNNAVFQYSGAETEYTDAEIIKEQIDNWFAERSNASPEILASFPEELPNKAVTKFTIAVAEKNTHVGCAAVRFSRDFYNHFVLTCNFATSNIVGQPVYTPGEKATTGCKNRYGAAYDYPNLCYAKEIYDNEKVIENTQTI is encoded by the exons ATGGCGTTCACCAAGGTTCTCCAAGTGATTCTCCTAGCTGTGGTTGGCACTTCCTCTGCCGTCGACTATTGTGCTCTCCCCACCTGTCTGGACAAGCATGTGGCTTGTAACAACAAGGGA AACTTCAGTGAAAACTGCCCTAAAGATGTGCGTGAGGTAAAGATCGAGCCGCACCACAAACTCATCCTGACCCTCTTCAACGAGCTGCGCAACAACGTGGCTGGAGGCAAGATAGAAGGACTACCCAAGGCTGTTCGCATGGCCAAGATGTCCTGGTGCGAGGAGCTCTCCCACCTGGCCCTACTCAACGTAAAGACCTGTGAGTCCCTGCCGGATAAATGCCGCAGCACCGAGAGATTCGCCTACGCCGGCCAGAACAACGCCGTGTTCCAGTACAGTGGAGCCGAGACGGAGTACACCGATGCGGAAATAATAAAGGAGCAGATCGATAACTGGTTTGCTGAGCGCTCGAATGCTTCTCCCGAGATCCTCGCCAGCTTCCCGGAGGAGCTTCCTAACAAGGCGGTGACCAAGTTCACCATCGCTGTGGCCGAGAAGAACACCCATGTGGGATGTGCCGCCGTGCGCTTCTCCCGGGACTTTTACAACCACTTCGTACTCACCTGTAACTTCGCCACCTCGAACATTGTGGGTCAGCCTGTCTACACTCCGGGAGAGAAGGCCACCACCGGATGCAAGAACCGATATGGAGCCGCCTACGACTACCCCAACCTGTGCTACGCCAAGGAGATCTACGACAACGAGAAGGTCATCGAGAACACACAGACGATATAG
- the LOC120284980 gene encoding antigen 5 like allergen Cul n 1-like yields MAIKSLILLTSLLGLSLAADYCALPTCLDKHIACNNKGNFSENCPKDVREVKVEPHHKLILTLFNELRNNVAGGKIEGLPKAVRMAKMSWCEELSHLALLNVKTCESLPDKCRSTERFAYAGQNNAVFQYSGAETEYTDAEIIKEQIENWFAERSNASPEILASFPEELPNKAVTKFTIAVAEKNTHVGCAAVRFSRDFYNHFVLTCNFATSNIVGQPVYTPGEKATTGCKNRYGAAYDYPNLCYAKEIYDNEKVIENTQTM; encoded by the exons ATGGCCATAAAGTCTCTGATTTTGCTTACTTCCCTGCTGGGATTGAGCCTTGCAGCGGACTACTGTGCCCTGCCCACTTGCCTGGACAAGCACATAGCCTGCAACAACAAGGGA AACTTCAGTGAAAACTGTCCCAAGGACGTGCGTGAGGTGAAGGTCGAGCCGCACCACAAACTGATCCTGACCCTCTTCAACGAGCTGCGCAACAACGTGGCTGGAGGCAAGATAGAAGGACTACCGAAAGCAGTCCGCATGGCCAAGATGTCCTGGTGCGAGGAGCTCTCCCACCTGGCCCTACTCAACGTAAAGACCTGTGAGTCCCTGCCGGATAAATGCCGCAGCACCGAGAGATTCGCCTACGCCGGGCAGAACAACGCCGTGTTCCAGTACAGTGGAGCCGAGACGGAGTACACCGATGCGGAAATAATAAAGGAGCAGATCGAGAACTGGTTTGCTGAGCGCTCGAATGCTTCTCCCGAGATCCTCGCCAGCTTCCCGGAGGAGCTTCCTAACAAGGCGGTGACCAAGTTCACCATCGCTGTGGCCGAGAAGAACACCCATGTGGGATGTGCCGCCGTGCGCTTCTCCCGGGACTTTTACAACCACTTCGTACTCACCTGTAACTTCGCCACCTCGAACATTGTGGGTCAGCCTGTCTACACTCCGGGAGAGAAGGCCACCACCGGATGCAAGAACCGATATGGAGCCGCCTACGACTACCCCAACCTGTGCTACGCCAAGGAGATCTACGACAACGAGAAGGTCATTGAGAACACACAGACGATGTAG
- the LOC6728548 gene encoding zinc finger protein 626 isoform X2 produces MTRTTYSQFVCDHCDEGFRSAAALTRHCNMINLPLTHSCSKCMSQFHNHILLVTHKERCLRPAPSQHVCHICGKHLTTAFNLKNHLVRHAGTRRHKCDQCSASFYTAAELCSHQKTHTTERPYICRYNCGKTFRFCSARSMHERVHMDASKRIYQCEYCPKSYVTPSECRTHQKYHNLTRDHGCEICHISFKTAKHYRSHLKSNAHKTLEERAKAAASPNSRGKNRSTN; encoded by the exons ATGACTAGAACAACTTATTCACA ATTCGTCTGTGACCACTGTGACGAGGGCTTCCGATCAGCAGCCGCACTTACGCGGCACTGCAACATGATTAATCTTCCATTGACG CACTCCTGCTCCAAGTGCATGAGCCAGTTCCACAATCACATCCTGCTGGTGACGCACAAGGAGCGATGTCTCAGGCCGGCGCCGTCCCAGCATGTGTGCCACATTTGTGGCAAGCATCTGACCACGGCCTTCAATCTGAAGAATCACCTGGTTCGCCACGCGGGCACACGACGCCACAAATGCGACCAGTGCAGCGCATCCTTTTATACAGCCGCCGAACTCTGTTCCCATCAGAAAACCCACACAACCGAGCGTCCCTACATCTGTCGCTACAACTGCGGCAAAACCTTTCGCTTTTGCAGCGCCCGCAGCATGCATGAAAG GGTTCACATGGACGCCAGCAAGCGTATCTACCAGTGCGAGTACTGCCCCAAGTCGTATGTAACACCCAGCGAGTGCAGGACGCATCAAAAGTATCACAACTTGACCCGCGATCACGG TTGCGAAATTTGCCACATTAGCTTTAAGACAGCCAAGCACTACAGATCCCATCTGAAGTCCAATGCCCACAAAACTCTGGAGGAGCGTGCTAAAGCTGCTGCATCCCCCAATTCCCGTGGAAAAAATCGTTCAACGAATTGA
- the LOC6728548 gene encoding transcription factor Ouib isoform X1 translates to MRYICRTCSRMADPAAAKNLFDPSSSSVLRQIETITNLQLNEDDKLPRFMCQDCQHDLQIAIDFRRVCIEAQELLELQLRQVEKEEEVFESLAEQWLDDCPDELSNLSPVLQLNDRMDLIFDPEPQDKNTDEVASIETTTTTEYRNAYQPVASPQSSPELSTDSQLSNEHFDMALSPESEPASEAINNPDTSSSHTCSKCGLEFENVDELKLHKYHLHDIPPDTKFVCDHCDEGFRSAAALTRHCNMINLPLTHSCSKCMSQFHNHILLVTHKERCLRPAPSQHVCHICGKHLTTAFNLKNHLVRHAGTRRHKCDQCSASFYTAAELCSHQKTHTTERPYICRYNCGKTFRFCSARSMHERVHMDASKRIYQCEYCPKSYVTPSECRTHQKYHNLTRDHGCEICHISFKTAKHYRSHLKSNAHKTLEERAKAAASPNSRGKNRSTN, encoded by the exons ATGAGGTACATTTGCAGGACCTGTTCACGTATGGCCGATCCTGCGGCAGCGAAGAATCTCTTCGATCCATCGAGTTCTTCCGTTTTGCGACAAATAGAGACCATAACCAACTTGCAG CTGAACGAGGACGACAAGTTGCCCAGGTTCATGTGCCAGGACTGCCAGCACGACCTGCAGATTGCCATCGATTTTCGCCGCGTTTGCATCGAGGCCCAGGAGCTCCTTGAACTTCAGCTCAGGCAGgtggaaaaggaggaggaggtgttCGAGAGCCTGGCGGAGCAATGGCTGGATGACTGTCCAGATGAGTTGTCCAACTTGTCGCCAGTGCTACAGCTGAATGATCGCATGGATCTTATCTTCGATCCTGAGCCACAGGATAAGAATACGGATGAGGTGGCTTCCATAGAGACCACGACAACAACAGAGTACAGGAATGCATACCAGCCAGTGGCCAGTCCGCAATCTTCTCCAGAACTTTCCACAGATAGCCAGTTGTCGAATGAGCACTTTGACATGGCCCTCTCTCCCGAATCGGAACCAGCTAGTGAAGCTATCAATAATCCGGATACTTCCTCCAGCCACACGTGCAGCAAGTGTGGCCTCGAATTCGAAAACGTGGATGAACTGAAGCTGCACAAATACCATCTGCACGACATCCCGCCAGATACCAA ATTCGTCTGTGACCACTGTGACGAGGGCTTCCGATCAGCAGCCGCACTTACGCGGCACTGCAACATGATTAATCTTCCATTGACG CACTCCTGCTCCAAGTGCATGAGCCAGTTCCACAATCACATCCTGCTGGTGACGCACAAGGAGCGATGTCTCAGGCCGGCGCCGTCCCAGCATGTGTGCCACATTTGTGGCAAGCATCTGACCACGGCCTTCAATCTGAAGAATCACCTGGTTCGCCACGCGGGCACACGACGCCACAAATGCGACCAGTGCAGCGCATCCTTTTATACAGCCGCCGAACTCTGTTCCCATCAGAAAACCCACACAACCGAGCGTCCCTACATCTGTCGCTACAACTGCGGCAAAACCTTTCGCTTTTGCAGCGCCCGCAGCATGCATGAAAG GGTTCACATGGACGCCAGCAAGCGTATCTACCAGTGCGAGTACTGCCCCAAGTCGTATGTAACACCCAGCGAGTGCAGGACGCATCAAAAGTATCACAACTTGACCCGCGATCACGG TTGCGAAATTTGCCACATTAGCTTTAAGACAGCCAAGCACTACAGATCCCATCTGAAGTCCAATGCCCACAAAACTCTGGAGGAGCGTGCTAAAGCTGCTGCATCCCCCAATTCCCGTGGAAAAAATCGTTCAACGAATTGA
- the LOC6728547 gene encoding transcription factor Ouib isoform X1: MSELRSICRTCGKNVTNSQGRATKLFNKSNYLLISLLENITDMYLEFDTTLPHLICQCCKVQLNRILAFRNKCLEVHKSFMAANRKRLRKRDIVDEELDELDVEKLQQDLGDHKDQEMSVAMAYTAGLLREDHNDNEDAKHAEDATQNEENQEEQVQTEEVEHCQEQLHNTSIISKGVSARVPKRAKCNSKSWFCDQCGGVFKSSTYLKLHLQRHTGHKPFACDICQAKYYTDNEMRRHRILHTDARPYACRFCSKTYRGCSSKVVHERTHTNERPFQCQHCDKAFTSTSTRQKHEMLHTNQRKYHCEICDQWFLRSSHLTLHQSTKLHQRRAESARIV, from the exons ATGTCTGAGCTGCGATCGATTTGCCGAACTTGCGGCAAAAATGTGACCAATTCGCAGGGTCGGGCCACCAAACTGTTCAACAAAAGCAACTATCTATTAATTAGTTTACTGGAAAATATCACcgatatgtat CTCGAATTTGACACCACTCTGCCACATCTCATTTGCCAATGCTGCAAAGTGCAGCTAAACAGGATCTTGGCGTTTCGCAATAAGTGCTTAGAGGTCCACAAGTCCTTTATGGCCGCTAACAGAAAACGTTTGCGAAAAAGGGACATAGTTGATGAGGAACTCGATGAACTGGATGTTGAGAAGCTTCAGCAGGATTTGGGGGACCACAAAGATCAGGAAATGAGTGTAGCAATGGCATATACAGCTGGGCTTCTGCGGGAAGATCACAATGATAATGAGGATGCGAAGCACGCAGAAGATGCAACTCAGAATGAGGAGAATCAGGAGGAACAAGTGCAAACAGAGGAGGTGGAGCACTGTCAAGAGCAGCTCCATAACACGTCCATCATCTCGAAGGGAGTAAGTGCCCGCGTCCCCAAGCGTGCGAAGTGCAACTCCAAGTCATGGTTCTGTGACCAGTGCGGCGGCGTGTTCAAGTCCTCCACCTACCTCAAACTGCACCTGCAGCGACACACCGGTCACAAACCATTCGCGTGCGACATCTGCCAGGCCAAGTACTACACGGATAACGAGATGCGGCGCCACAGGATCCTTCACACGGACGCCAGGCCGTACGCTTGCCGATTCTGCAGCAAGACCTACCGAGGATGCAGCAGTAAAGTGGTCCACGAGCGGACTCACACCAACGAGCGTCCCTTTCAGTGCCAGCATTGCGACAAGGCCTTCACCTCCACGTCGACGCGTCAAAAACATGAGATGCTGCACACCAATCAGCGGAAGTACCA CTGCGAGATCTGTGACCAGTGGTTCCTGCGCTCATCCCATTTGACCCTACATCAAAGCACCAAATTACACCAGCGAAGAGCTGAAAGTGCTAGGATTGTCTAG
- the LOC6728547 gene encoding gastrula zinc finger protein XlCGF71.1 isoform X2, translated as MAANRKRLRKRDIVDEELDELDVEKLQQDLGDHKDQEMSVAMAYTAGLLREDHNDNEDAKHAEDATQNEENQEEQVQTEEVEHCQEQLHNTSIISKGVSARVPKRAKCNSKSWFCDQCGGVFKSSTYLKLHLQRHTGHKPFACDICQAKYYTDNEMRRHRILHTDARPYACRFCSKTYRGCSSKVVHERTHTNERPFQCQHCDKAFTSTSTRQKHEMLHTNQRKYHCEICDQWFLRSSHLTLHQSTKLHQRRAESARIV; from the exons ATGGCCGCTAACAGAAAACGTTTGCGAAAAAGGGACATAGTTGATGAGGAACTCGATGAACTGGATGTTGAGAAGCTTCAGCAGGATTTGGGGGACCACAAAGATCAGGAAATGAGTGTAGCAATGGCATATACAGCTGGGCTTCTGCGGGAAGATCACAATGATAATGAGGATGCGAAGCACGCAGAAGATGCAACTCAGAATGAGGAGAATCAGGAGGAACAAGTGCAAACAGAGGAGGTGGAGCACTGTCAAGAGCAGCTCCATAACACGTCCATCATCTCGAAGGGAGTAAGTGCCCGCGTCCCCAAGCGTGCGAAGTGCAACTCCAAGTCATGGTTCTGTGACCAGTGCGGCGGCGTGTTCAAGTCCTCCACCTACCTCAAACTGCACCTGCAGCGACACACCGGTCACAAACCATTCGCGTGCGACATCTGCCAGGCCAAGTACTACACGGATAACGAGATGCGGCGCCACAGGATCCTTCACACGGACGCCAGGCCGTACGCTTGCCGATTCTGCAGCAAGACCTACCGAGGATGCAGCAGTAAAGTGGTCCACGAGCGGACTCACACCAACGAGCGTCCCTTTCAGTGCCAGCATTGCGACAAGGCCTTCACCTCCACGTCGACGCGTCAAAAACATGAGATGCTGCACACCAATCAGCGGAAGTACCA CTGCGAGATCTGTGACCAGTGGTTCCTGCGCTCATCCCATTTGACCCTACATCAAAGCACCAAATTACACCAGCGAAGAGCTGAAAGTGCTAGGATTGTCTAG
- the LOC6728546 gene encoding E3 ubiquitin-protein ligase RING2-A, with protein MVYVNLLIGLGIATVVAFAYFNWNTVHRSPSSRQMLLNDRQIESRSLDDLCTICLDPLSGLMVYLRCKHALHEKCFYQYQANGGRQCPVCRMKIDV; from the exons ATGGTCTACGTGAACCTACTAATAGGCTTGGGCATAGCGACCGTTGTCGCTTTCGCCTATTTCAACTGGAATACGGTCCACCGTTCGCCTTCCTCCAGACAGATGCTATTGAATGATCGTCAAATTGAGAGCAG GTCGCTGGATGACTTGTGCACGATTTGCTTAGATCCACTAAGTGGTCTAATGGTTTACCTGCGCTGCAAACACGCCTTGCATGAGAAGTGCTTCTACCAATACCAGGCTAATGGGGGCCGCCAGTGCCCGGTCTGCAGAATGAAAATCGACGTATAG
- the LOC6728545 gene encoding arfaptin-2: protein MTDRERSIHEMLKDAPSLNDSCGAVHTGTEGGSLVLGSASSHGIAGGGGGGGGGNVGVGVSGPFGAPSSLPLRNHSAPTTPMSPSSPPSGNGILSPTDSGSGSIIRTSASKIDSLKNWSISTYKCTRQIMLEKLGKSQRTVDSELEAQIEQLRETQRKYLSILRLTRAFSSHFQHVVVTQHALADSFADLAQKNPELQKEFTCNSETQRNLTKNGELLLNALNFFISSVNTLCNKTIDDTLLTIRQYETARIEFDAYRMDLENTKPELTPSAAALEETQRSYAQHKEQYEKLRSDVAVKMQFLDENRIKVMHKQLILLHNAIAAYFSGNAMALESTLKQFNIKLKSPNAVTGSWLEQ, encoded by the exons ATGACGGACCGCGAGCGAAGCATTCACGAGATGCTGAAGGATGCGCCCTCGCTGAACGACAGCTGCGGAGCGGTGCACACGGGCACCGAAGGTGGCAGCCTGGTCCTTGGAAGCGCCAGCAGCCACGGCATAgccggcggaggtggtggaggtggtggcggcAACGTTGGAGTTGGTGTCAGCGGCCCCTTTGGCGCCCCCAGCAGTCTGCCGCTAAGGAACCATTCAG CACCCACCACACCCATGTCGCCCAGTAGTCCACCATCCGGAAACGGCATCCTCAGCCCCACGGACAGCGGGAGCGGCAGCATTATACGCACTAGCGCCTCCAAGATCGACAGTTTGAAGAACTGGAGTATATCGACGTACAAGTGTACGCGACAGATAATGCTGGAGAAGTTGGGCAAGTCGCAGCGGACCGTGGACTCGGAACTGGAGGCCCAGATTGAGCAGTTGCGcgagacgcagcgcaagtatCTGTCCATCTTGAGGCTAACGCGGGCCTTCAGCTCGCACTTCCAGCACGTGGTCGTCACACAGCACGCCCTGGCCGACTCCTTCGCCGATCTGGCCCAGAAGAACCCCGAGCTGCAGAAGGAATTCACGTGCAATTCGGAGACGCAGCGCAATCTTACCAAGAACGGCGAGCTGCTGCTCAATGCGCTCAACTTCTTTATTTCTTCGGTGAACACGCTGTGCAACAAGACGATTGACGACACGCTGCTGACGATACGACAGTACGAAACGGCCAG AATCGAATTCGATGCCTACCGCATGGATTTGGAGAACACCAAGCCGGAGCTGACGCCCTCGGCCGCCGCTCTTGAGGAGACCCAGCGCAGCTATGCGCAGCACAAGGAGCAATACGAGAAGCTGCGCTCGGACGTGGCCGTCAAAATGCAATTCCTCGACGAGAATCGC ATTAAAGTGATGCACAAGCAACTGATTCTGCTGCACAATGCCATCGCTGCCTACTTCTCGGGCAATGCCATGGCATTGGAGAGCACTCTGAAGCAGTTCAACATAAAG CTTAAGTCACCCAATGCCGTCACTGGATCCTGGCTGGAGCAGTAG